Proteins co-encoded in one Falco rusticolus isolate bFalRus1 chromosome 14, bFalRus1.pri, whole genome shotgun sequence genomic window:
- the PASD1 gene encoding circadian clock protein PASD1 isoform X5, translated as MTDPVAADFLNVEKQIEFCCHLARGSLDPNEPLMYEYVKFVVDFKYFTHVPTPSCNGFESAIARAFRSATEEQICLVATVRLVTPQFLKELCNVEEPCEEFTSRHSLEWKFLFLDHRAPPIIGYLPFEVLGTSGYDYYHADDLELLARCHEHLMQFGKGKSCYYRFLTKGQQWIWLQTHYYITYHQWNSKPEFIVCTHLVVSYAEVRAERRRDLGLEESSIELASSSLKSHSSYLDMGQCGSSQDASREGVSLSSHSSRRSSHTALSDSTSTSSMRHTDTSTPTRPSVPAGQAEKAALRLASAGSAQAIATPQAPGEHLPQHPVAQPAVPSQHAVMPVYHFPTQLGMMHQLKEQLEERTRILQADIKTQQEELHVIKEQLQLVQDSNLQMLMQQPIPIVFNNVQHPSPRRPPPPGTPRQTTAKKSQQQGPVGTKHYCGTRLQSPHQFLRDPCSTAAQVQQQQQHLMRGNQAQQTCLPGQTSISVPLYNNPMVFSQAHPIAVAAQTSTEGSERQPPSDYSQDRSLRMLLDQSIQAMMPATNSSGQPVQSSAGRQQGKFVAEQQILPPPIQMQPVTCSTVRPPAPSPVFSPSLMIPHTSFTSHQANTPVHLHQWPQQQVQQHRLYLQMQGPELVPGGPTQRIFQPPHTPQQNPLSYFLHPQQQSRHAQGQACNLPDMPEMQLP; from the exons ATGACAGATCCTGTTGCAGCTGATTTTCTAAACG tggaaaaacaaatagAGTTTTGCTGCCATTTAGCAAGAGGCAGCTTAGATCCAAATGAACCCCTGATGTATGAATATGTGAAATTTGTAgtggattttaaatattttactcatG TGCCTACACCCTCCTGTAATGGCTTTGAGTCAGCTATTGCACGAGCTTTCAGGTCAGCCACGGAAGAGCAGATTTGCCTCGTAGCCACTGTTCGTCTCGTCACACCACAGTTCTTAAAG GAGCTCTGCAATGTTGAAGAGCCATGCGAAGAATTTACATCGAGGCATAGTTTGGAATGGAAGTTTTTATTCTTGGACCACAG GGCTCCACCTATTATAGGATATTTACCCTTTGAGGTTCTGGGAACGTCAGGGTATGATTACTACCACGCAGATGACCTGGAGCTTCTTGCTAGGTGCCATGAACACT TGATGcagtttggaaaaggaaagtcCTGTTACTATCGGTTCCTGACCAAAGGCCAGCAGTGGATATGGCTGCAGACACACTACTACATCACCTACCACCAGTGGAACTCCAAACCAGAGTTCATCGTTTGCACTCACCTGGTAGTTAG tTATGCGGAAGTTCGAGCTGAAAGGAGGCGAGATCTTGGCCTCGAAGAGTCATCAATTGAACTGGCATCCTCTTCTCTAAAG agccacagcagctACCTGGACATGGGGCAGTGCGGCAGCAGCCAGGACGCCAGCCGGGAGGGGGTCTCGCTGTCATCCCACAGCTCCCGGCGCTCCTCACACACCGCCCTCTCCGATTCCACGT CCACGTCATCCATGCGGCACACGGACACCAGCACTCCCACCCGGCCATCAGTGCCAGCGGGGCAGGCGGAGAAGGCAGCCCTGCGGCTGGCATCAGCTGGCAGCGCCCAG GCCATAGCAACTCCTCAAGCCCCTGGTGAACACCTTCCTCAGCACCCCGTGGCTCAGCCGGCAGTCCCCTCTCAGCACGCCGTGATG CCAGTGTACCATTTCCCTACTCAGCTGGGGATGATGCATCAGCtgaaagagcagctggaggagaggacTCGCATACTGCAAGCTGACATCAAGACGCAGCAGGAGGAGCTCCATGTCATCAAGGAGCAGCTCCAGCTAGTGCAGGACTCCAACCTGCAG ATGCTGATGCAGCAGCCGATCCCCATCGTCTTCAACAACGTGCAGCACCCGAGCCCCCGGAGGCCGCCACCACCTGGGACACCCAGGCAGACCACAGCCAAGAAGTCGCAGCAGCAAGGCCCGGTGGGGACCAAGCACTACTGCGGCACCCGCCTGCAGTCACCGCACCAGTTCCTCAGGGACCCCTGCAGCACGGCTGCCCAG gtgcagcagcagcagcagcacctaATGAGAGGAAACCAAGCCCAGCAAACCTGTCTGCCGGGGCAGACGAGCATTTCGGTGCCCCTCTACAACAACCCCATGGTGTTTTCACAAGCGCATCCCATTGCAGTGGCTGCACAGACGTCAACTGAGGGCAGCGAGCGGCAGCCGCCATCTGACTACAGCCAGGACAGGAGCCTCAG GATGCTGTTGGATCAGTCTATCCAAGCCATGATGCCTGCCACCAACAGCAGCGGCCAGCCCGTGCAGAGCAGTGCCGGCAGGCAGCAAGGAAA ATTCGTTGCAGAGCAGCAGATCTTACCTCCCCCAATACAGATGCAACCGGTTACCTGTAGCACCGTCCGACCTCCAGCCCCATCACCCGTTTTCTCCCCGTCTCTGATGATCCCACACACCAGCTTCACATCCCACCAGGCAAACACACCGGTTCATCTCCACCAGTGGCCACAGCAACAGGTTCAGCAGCACCGTCTCTACCTTCAG ATGCAAGGTCCTGAGCTGGTGCCTGGGGGTCCGACGCAGCGCATTTTCCAGCCCCCCCACACACCGCAGCAGAACCCCCTGAGCTACTTCCTCCACCCGCAGCAGCAGAGCCGCCACGCACAGGGCCAGGCCTGCAACCTGCCGGACATGCCCGAGATGCAGCTGCCCTGA